One genomic window of Psychrobacillus sp. INOP01 includes the following:
- a CDS encoding iron ABC transporter permease, with protein sequence MNQYKSFRKLEGKVSFLLDKKALFILISFLVVTCVVFIVSTGLGDMKLSPLTVLNVLFGGGSEMEQLVVQSFRLPRIIVALMVGIALAVAGGILQGMIRNPLASPDILGITGGASVAVVSFLTFFSDANYSLTVSIKWLPLAAFVGAAVIALLVYMLAWKNGVSPIRIVLIGIGVSALMQALTTLMMIMGPIYRASQANIWITGSVYGSSWSNVAILVPWTVVFVGIAFFMAKNINILELGDDIATGVGGRIQRQRFFLLLISTALVGGAVAFAGGIGFVGLMAPHMARRLVGSSFGALLPVSALIGGILVMLADLIGRTMFSPLEIPAGVFTAGIGAPYFIYLLFKTRNA encoded by the coding sequence ATGAATCAGTATAAAAGCTTTAGAAAGTTAGAAGGAAAAGTATCCTTTTTGTTAGATAAAAAAGCCCTATTCATATTAATAAGCTTCCTAGTTGTAACATGTGTTGTTTTTATCGTCAGCACAGGTTTGGGTGATATGAAATTGAGCCCACTAACCGTCTTAAACGTTCTGTTTGGCGGCGGAAGCGAAATGGAACAGCTTGTAGTCCAATCCTTTCGCTTGCCTAGAATTATTGTTGCATTAATGGTGGGGATAGCTTTAGCGGTAGCAGGTGGAATCCTTCAAGGGATGATTCGAAATCCTTTGGCTTCACCCGACATTTTAGGAATAACAGGGGGAGCATCCGTAGCTGTTGTTAGTTTTCTAACCTTTTTCAGTGATGCAAATTACTCTCTGACAGTAAGTATTAAATGGTTACCACTAGCGGCATTTGTTGGTGCTGCAGTAATTGCACTATTGGTCTACATGCTAGCATGGAAAAACGGTGTATCTCCTATTAGAATAGTACTTATCGGAATAGGAGTTTCAGCGCTCATGCAAGCATTAACTACACTGATGATGATTATGGGACCTATTTATAGAGCGAGTCAGGCGAATATATGGATCACCGGTTCTGTATATGGATCTAGTTGGAGCAATGTAGCTATATTAGTGCCGTGGACCGTTGTTTTTGTTGGTATTGCTTTCTTTATGGCGAAGAATATTAATATTTTAGAGCTTGGAGATGACATAGCTACAGGAGTGGGAGGTCGTATTCAGCGACAACGATTCTTCTTATTATTAATAAGTACTGCCCTTGTAGGAGGGGCTGTAGCATTTGCTGGTGGTATCGGGTTTGTCGGGTTAATGGCTCCTCATATGGCAAGAAGGTTAGTAGGCTCTTCATTTGGAGCACTTTTACCTGTTTCAGCACTAATCGGGGGTATATTGGTTATGCTGGCTGATTTAATCGGGAGAACGATGTTTTCACCATTGGAAATTCCTGCAGGTGTATTTACTGCCGGAATAGGAGCACCTTATTTTATTTATCTACTGTTTAAAACTAGAAATGCATAA
- a CDS encoding ABC transporter ATP-binding protein: protein MKQVIETQNLTLSYGESIIIDDLNLQIPKGEITVFIGGNGCGKSTLLRSIARLLKPKSGAVLLDGSAISKMSSKDVAKQMSILPQSPVAPEGLTVLQLVKQGRYPYQTWLKQWTEEDEEKVTKALKATAIEDLKDRPVDSLSGGQRQRAWIAMTLAQDTDIILLDEPTTYLDMTHQIEILDLLYELNETEKRTIVMVLHDLNLACRYADNIVAIKDREIYAQGKPEHIISCPLVKSVFGMDCQITKDPLFGTPLCIPFGKGRCILKEVGV, encoded by the coding sequence ATGAAGCAAGTGATTGAGACACAAAATTTAACCCTATCATATGGGGAGAGTATTATCATAGATGATTTAAATCTTCAAATACCAAAAGGGGAAATTACTGTTTTCATTGGTGGGAACGGCTGTGGGAAATCAACACTACTTCGCTCAATCGCTCGATTATTAAAGCCTAAAAGTGGAGCAGTATTGCTAGATGGAAGCGCGATATCTAAAATGTCTAGCAAGGATGTTGCAAAGCAAATGTCTATCCTTCCCCAATCTCCTGTTGCTCCTGAAGGATTAACTGTACTTCAATTAGTGAAGCAAGGAAGATACCCTTACCAAACATGGTTAAAGCAATGGACAGAGGAAGATGAAGAAAAAGTGACGAAGGCCTTAAAAGCAACAGCTATTGAAGACCTAAAGGATCGACCAGTGGACTCTTTATCTGGAGGGCAACGTCAAAGAGCATGGATTGCCATGACTCTAGCTCAAGATACAGATATTATCTTACTGGATGAGCCAACTACTTATCTTGATATGACACATCAAATTGAGATTCTCGATTTACTGTATGAACTAAATGAAACAGAGAAACGAACGATTGTAATGGTGCTACACGATTTAAATTTGGCGTGCAGATATGCGGATAATATAGTAGCGATTAAGGATCGGGAAATCTATGCACAGGGTAAACCAGAGCATATTATTAGCTGTCCATTAGTGAAAAGTGTGTTTGGTATGGATTGTCAGATTACAAAAGACCCTCTATTTGGTACGCCTTTATGTATCCCATTCGGTAAAGGAAGATGCATTCTTAAGGAAGTTGGAGTTTAA